One segment of Herbaspirillum hiltneri N3 DNA contains the following:
- the def gene encoding peptide deformylase: MAIREILKMGDPRLLRQAEPVQQFGTPEMDVLIADMFETMRAVNGAGLAAPQIGVNLQLVIFGFKKNQRYPDAPEVPETVLINPTLTPLSDEQDEGWEGCLSVPGLRGVVPRWSRLRYEGVDEKGNRIDRTVDGFHARVVQHECDHLIGVLYPMRIKDFTRFGFTEILFPELDPNDDD, encoded by the coding sequence ATGGCGATTCGTGAAATTCTGAAAATGGGCGATCCGCGCCTGCTGCGCCAGGCCGAGCCGGTGCAGCAATTCGGCACGCCCGAGATGGACGTGCTGATTGCCGACATGTTCGAGACCATGCGTGCAGTCAACGGTGCGGGCCTGGCGGCGCCGCAAATCGGCGTCAACCTGCAATTGGTGATTTTCGGTTTCAAGAAGAACCAGCGCTATCCGGATGCGCCCGAAGTACCAGAGACGGTACTGATCAATCCGACCCTGACGCCGCTGAGCGACGAGCAGGACGAGGGTTGGGAAGGTTGTTTGTCGGTGCCGGGTCTGCGCGGCGTGGTGCCGCGCTGGAGCCGCTTGCGTTACGAAGGCGTGGACGAGAAGGGCAATCGCATTGACCGCACTGTCGATGGTTTCCATGCGCGCGTTGTGCAGCACGAGTGCGATCATCTTATCGGTGTGCTGTATCCGATGCGGATCAAGGACTTTACGCGCTTCGGCTTCACCGAAATCCTGTTTCCCGAACTGGACCCGAACGACGACGATTGA
- the cphA gene encoding cyanophycin synthetase — protein MDVSRIRVLRGPNLWSRHTAIEAIVSCPEVERAIEGMPGFEVRLRARFPHIGFLQPAGEVKAVSMAHALQAAALGLQSQAGCPVTFSRTVPTVEAGVYQVIVEYSEEAVGRLAFELAQKLCNAAVDDKPFDLADALARLRELDEDVRLGPSTGAIVAAAVKRGIPFRRLTDGSMVQFGWGSRQKRIQAAETSNTSAIAESIAQDKELTKMLLNAAGVPVPNGRVVETVEDAWAAAQEIAAPVVIKPRDGNQGKGVAVNISSHEQIVAAFNAAVKISDEIIVERYLPGHDYRLLVIGKTLVAAARRDPPQVIGDGVHTIRQLVDTVNSDPLRGDGHATSLTKIRFDDIALATLSKQNYDAESIPPQGARIVLRNNANLSTGGTATDVTDDVHPELAARAVAAAQMVGLDICGVDIVCNTVHAPLEEQEGGIVEVNAAPGLRMHLSPSYGKGRAVGDAIISTMFADGDDARIPVVAVAGTNGKTTTVRLITHLLAQKGLRVGMTNTDGVYIDNQRTDTGDCSGPRSARNVLFHPDVDAAVLETARGGVLREGLGFDRCNVAVVTNIGMGDHLGLSYISTVEDLAVVKRVIVENVASTGYAVLNAADAMVSSMAPSCPGAVIFFALDPTHPIMATHRAQGHRVVFRDGDDIVAAQGEQEVRLALKDIPLTRNGGIGFQVENTMASVGAAWALSLDWNIVRAGLRTFISDVGTAPGRFNMFDYRGATVIADYGHNPDAINALVKAIESIPAKRRSVVISGAGDRRDIDIRQQTEILGDAFDEVVLYQDQCQRGRADGEVLALLRQGLANARRTTVTKEVYGEFLAIDTALASLKEGELCLILIDQIEEALAHIGKRVAEG, from the coding sequence ATGGACGTTTCACGTATTCGCGTACTGCGCGGCCCTAACCTCTGGAGCAGGCACACTGCGATCGAAGCCATCGTCTCGTGCCCCGAGGTCGAGCGCGCCATCGAAGGCATGCCGGGATTTGAAGTGCGCCTGCGCGCGCGCTTCCCGCACATCGGCTTCCTGCAACCGGCCGGTGAAGTCAAGGCCGTCTCCATGGCGCACGCGTTGCAAGCCGCCGCGCTGGGCCTGCAGTCGCAAGCCGGTTGCCCGGTGACCTTCAGCCGCACCGTCCCCACCGTCGAAGCCGGCGTCTATCAGGTCATCGTGGAATACAGCGAAGAAGCCGTCGGCCGCCTCGCCTTCGAACTGGCGCAGAAGCTGTGCAACGCCGCCGTCGACGACAAGCCGTTCGACCTGGCCGACGCACTGGCGCGCCTGCGTGAACTGGATGAAGACGTGCGTCTCGGCCCCAGCACCGGCGCCATCGTCGCTGCCGCGGTCAAACGCGGCATCCCGTTCCGTCGCCTGACCGACGGCAGCATGGTGCAGTTCGGCTGGGGCAGCCGCCAGAAACGCATCCAGGCCGCCGAGACCAGCAACACCAGCGCCATCGCCGAATCGATCGCGCAGGACAAGGAACTGACCAAGATGCTGCTCAACGCCGCCGGCGTGCCGGTGCCGAACGGGCGCGTGGTGGAGACCGTCGAGGATGCCTGGGCCGCCGCACAGGAAATCGCTGCGCCGGTGGTCATCAAGCCGCGTGACGGCAATCAGGGCAAAGGCGTCGCCGTCAACATCAGCAGCCATGAACAAATCGTCGCCGCCTTCAACGCCGCAGTCAAAATCAGCGACGAAATCATCGTCGAACGCTACCTGCCCGGCCACGACTACCGCCTGCTGGTGATCGGCAAGACCCTGGTCGCCGCCGCCCGCCGCGACCCGCCGCAAGTCATCGGCGACGGCGTGCACACCATCCGTCAACTGGTCGACACGGTCAACAGCGATCCGCTGCGCGGCGACGGTCACGCCACCTCGCTGACCAAGATCCGTTTTGACGACATTGCATTGGCCACGCTGTCCAAACAGAATTACGACGCCGAGTCGATCCCGCCACAAGGCGCGCGCATCGTCCTGCGCAACAATGCCAACCTGTCCACCGGCGGCACCGCCACCGACGTGACCGACGACGTCCATCCGGAACTGGCTGCGCGCGCAGTCGCCGCAGCGCAAATGGTCGGCCTCGACATCTGCGGCGTCGACATCGTCTGCAACACCGTACACGCTCCGCTGGAAGAACAGGAAGGCGGCATTGTCGAAGTCAACGCCGCACCCGGCCTGCGCATGCATCTTTCGCCGTCCTACGGCAAGGGCCGCGCGGTCGGCGACGCCATCATCTCGACCATGTTCGCCGACGGCGACGATGCCCGCATCCCGGTCGTCGCAGTGGCCGGCACCAATGGCAAAACCACCACCGTGCGCCTGATCACGCACCTGCTGGCGCAAAAGGGCCTGCGCGTCGGCATGACCAATACCGACGGCGTCTACATCGACAATCAGCGCACCGACACCGGCGACTGCAGCGGTCCGCGCAGCGCCCGCAACGTGCTGTTCCATCCCGACGTCGACGCTGCCGTGCTGGAAACCGCGCGTGGCGGCGTATTGCGCGAAGGCCTGGGTTTCGACCGCTGCAACGTTGCCGTCGTCACCAACATCGGCATGGGCGACCATCTCGGCCTCAGCTACATCAGCACGGTCGAAGACCTGGCCGTGGTCAAGCGCGTGATCGTCGAAAACGTCGCATCGACCGGCTACGCAGTGCTCAATGCCGCCGACGCGATGGTATCGAGCATGGCGCCATCCTGCCCCGGTGCAGTGATCTTCTTCGCACTCGACCCGACCCATCCGATCATGGCGACGCATCGCGCGCAGGGCCACCGTGTGGTCTTCCGCGATGGCGACGACATCGTGGCGGCACAAGGCGAGCAGGAAGTTCGCCTCGCACTCAAAGACATTCCGTTGACCCGCAACGGCGGCATCGGCTTCCAGGTGGAGAACACCATGGCGTCGGTCGGCGCAGCATGGGCCCTGAGTCTTGACTGGAATATCGTGCGCGCAGGCTTGCGCACCTTCATCAGCGACGTCGGCACCGCACCGGGCCGCTTCAACATGTTCGATTATCGCGGCGCCACCGTGATCGCCGACTACGGCCACAATCCGGACGCCATCAATGCGCTGGTCAAGGCCATCGAAAGCATTCCCGCCAAGCGTCGCTCGGTAGTGATCAGCGGCGCCGGAGATCGTCGCGACATCGACATCCGCCAGCAAACCGAAATCCTCGGCGATGCCTTCGACGAAGTCGTGCTGTATCAGGATCAATGCCAGCGCGGTCGCGCCGACGGCGAAGTGCTGGCGCTGCTGCGGCAGGGCCTGGCCAACGCACGCCGCACGACCGTCACCAAGGAAGTCTACGGCGAGTTCCTGGCCATCGATACGGCGCTGGCTTCGCTCAAGGAAGGCGAACTGTGCCTGATCCTGATCGACCAGATCGAAGAAGCGCTGGCGCATATCGGCAAGCGCGTGGCGGAAGGCTAA
- a CDS encoding cyanophycin synthetase: MKNIEFLRILPLHGPNIWTYRPALEVWIDIGELEDFPSNIIPGFNERLTSWLPSLVEHRCSYGERGGFLQRLKEGTWPGHIMEHVTLELQNLAGLPGGFGKARETSVRGVYKVVVRARHEQVTRAALYAGRDLVMAAIEDKPFDVEATVEKLRDMVDSLCLGPSTACIVDAADERRIPSIRLSEGNLVQLGHGCKQRRIWTAETDQTSAIAESISRDKDLTKTLLQSCGVAIPEGRIVDSPADAWEAAEDIGLPVVVKPSDANHGRGVFIDLNTQAEVETAYKAALEEGSSVLVERFIRGNEHRLLIVGGKLAAAARGEPIFVVGDGKSTISQLIDVVNQDPRRGDLEEHPLNPVILDREPAARLELERQGLTADSVPPNGKKVLLLRNGNVAIDVTDQVHPSVAATAALAARVVGLDIAGVDLVAEDISRPLDEQRGAIVEVNAGPGLLMHLKPSEGTPRPVGQAIVEHLFKPEDTGRIPIVGITGTHGKTTIARLVARIIDLSGKHVGLACGDGLYLGQRLVEKGNRANWGAAHRVLLNRAVEAAVFENGSVSILSEGLAYDRCQVGVVTNIDPADSLPEYDIDNAEQLATKVKRTQVDVVLPDGVAVLNAEDPLVADMAGLCDGEVIFFAVDSQAPVMTEHLKQGKRGVFVRNGDVIQATGDKEVRVSTVTAIPITGGGAVGFQIENVLAAVAATWALGITADLIRAGIELFGTEQAEEQGKKRKAQTA; the protein is encoded by the coding sequence ATGAAAAATATAGAATTTCTCCGTATCCTCCCGTTGCACGGCCCCAATATCTGGACCTATCGCCCTGCGCTGGAGGTCTGGATCGACATCGGAGAACTGGAAGACTTTCCGTCGAATATCATTCCCGGCTTCAATGAACGCTTGACCAGCTGGCTGCCGTCGCTGGTCGAACACCGATGCAGCTACGGCGAGCGCGGCGGTTTCCTGCAGCGCCTGAAAGAAGGCACCTGGCCCGGCCACATCATGGAACACGTCACGCTTGAGCTGCAAAACCTGGCCGGTCTGCCCGGCGGTTTCGGCAAGGCGCGCGAAACCTCAGTGCGCGGCGTCTATAAAGTCGTCGTCCGCGCCCGCCACGAACAAGTCACCCGCGCCGCCCTCTACGCCGGTCGCGACCTCGTCATGGCCGCGATCGAAGACAAGCCTTTCGACGTCGAGGCGACCGTCGAAAAACTGCGCGACATGGTCGACTCGCTGTGTCTCGGCCCCAGCACCGCCTGCATCGTGGACGCCGCCGATGAGCGCCGCATCCCGTCGATCCGCCTGTCGGAAGGGAATCTGGTGCAACTCGGCCACGGCTGCAAGCAGCGCCGCATCTGGACCGCAGAAACCGACCAGACCAGCGCCATCGCCGAAAGCATTTCGCGCGACAAGGACCTGACCAAGACATTGCTGCAATCCTGCGGCGTCGCCATTCCCGAAGGCCGCATCGTCGACAGCCCGGCCGATGCCTGGGAAGCCGCCGAAGACATCGGCCTGCCGGTGGTCGTCAAGCCGTCCGACGCCAACCACGGCCGCGGCGTCTTCATCGATCTGAACACGCAAGCCGAAGTTGAAACCGCCTATAAGGCTGCGCTGGAAGAAGGCAGCAGCGTGCTGGTCGAGCGCTTCATCCGCGGCAACGAGCATCGCCTGCTGATCGTCGGCGGCAAGCTGGCCGCGGCTGCGCGCGGGGAACCGATCTTCGTCGTCGGCGACGGCAAGTCCACCATTTCGCAACTGATTGACGTAGTCAATCAGGACCCGCGCCGCGGCGATCTGGAAGAGCACCCGCTGAACCCGGTTATCCTTGACCGCGAACCGGCCGCCCGTCTCGAACTGGAACGCCAGGGCCTGACTGCGGACTCGGTGCCGCCAAACGGAAAAAAAGTTCTGCTGCTGCGCAATGGCAACGTTGCCATCGACGTCACCGATCAGGTCCACCCCAGCGTCGCCGCGACGGCAGCGCTGGCGGCGCGCGTGGTCGGCCTCGACATCGCCGGCGTCGATCTGGTGGCCGAAGACATTTCGCGTCCGCTCGACGAACAGCGCGGCGCCATCGTTGAAGTCAATGCCGGTCCCGGCTTGCTGATGCACCTGAAACCGTCCGAAGGCACGCCGCGTCCGGTCGGCCAGGCTATCGTCGAACACCTGTTCAAGCCGGAAGACACCGGCCGCATTCCCATCGTCGGCATCACCGGCACCCACGGCAAGACCACCATCGCCCGCCTGGTCGCGCGCATCATCGACCTCAGCGGCAAGCATGTCGGCTTGGCTTGCGGCGACGGCCTTTACCTCGGCCAGCGCCTGGTCGAAAAAGGCAATCGCGCCAATTGGGGCGCCGCACACCGTGTGTTGCTCAACCGCGCCGTCGAAGCCGCCGTGTTTGAAAACGGCAGCGTTTCGATTCTCTCTGAAGGCCTCGCCTACGACCGCTGCCAGGTCGGCGTGGTCACCAACATCGATCCGGCCGACAGCCTGCCCGAGTACGACATCGACAATGCCGAGCAACTGGCCACCAAGGTCAAGCGCACCCAGGTCGACGTCGTGCTGCCGGACGGCGTCGCCGTACTCAACGCCGAAGATCCGCTGGTCGCCGACATGGCCGGCCTGTGCGACGGAGAAGTGATTTTCTTCGCCGTCGACAGTCAGGCGCCGGTCATGACCGAACACTTGAAACAAGGCAAGCGCGGCGTCTTTGTGCGCAACGGCGACGTCATCCAGGCGACCGGCGACAAGGAAGTCCGCGTCAGCACCGTGACCGCGATCCCGATTACCGGCGGCGGCGCCGTCGGCTTCCAGATCGAGAACGTGCTGGCCGCAGTCGCCGCGACCTGGGCGCTTGGCATCACAGCCGACCTGATCCGCGCGGGCATCGAATTGTTCGGCACCGAACAGGCCGAAGAGCAAGGCAAGAAGCGCAAGGCGCAGACGGCCTGA
- a CDS encoding cyanophycin metabolism-associated ABC transporter, whose product MNRESLIPSSSNLPAPWRAEAQAQLAPDEKIVTWLELDLDTALKFSSGLIVATDRRLLAKNSENQGWSTWEYRAGLALKHHDHAGVGSLELQDGQSRLAFWRYTLAQNPQALRLINQFDQQRDAQASGQAAVEEALDVCPQCKAPIPQGQEACAICPEAKEAPPSTWALFRLTRFAKPYKGSLLLGFLLTLASTAATLVPPYMTMPLMDNVLIPFQNGAPLDSRLAGLYLSGLLGSAMVAWILGWARTYILALVSERIGADLRTSTYEHLLRLSQEYFGGKRTGDLMARIGSETDRICVFLSLHLLDFIIDVLMIIMTAVILISINPWLALVTLLPLPFIAWMIHVVRDRLRHGFEKIDRIWSEVTNVLADTIPGIRVVKAFAQEKREAARFKEANRHNLVVNDRVNKIWSLFTPTVTMLTEIGLLVVWVFGIWQVSHNQITVGVLTAFLAYISRFYTRLDSMSRIVSVTQKAAAGAKRIFDILDHVSSVPEPANPVHIEKVKGAIELRNVGFRYGNRSVMRGVDLSIAPGEMIGLVGHSGSGKSTMVNLICRFYDVSEGSIRIDGVDIRSLPISEYRRNIGLVLQEPFLFFGTIAENIAYGKPEATRAEIIAAARAAHAHEFILRLPQGYDSLVGERGQALSGGERQRISIARALLIDPRFLILDEATSSVDTTTEKEIQKALDNLVQGRTTIAIAHRLSTLRKADRLVVLDRGQVVEVGPHEELMAKQGAYYRLYQAQARNPEAEVSGSEEKDDE is encoded by the coding sequence ATGAATAGAGAATCCCTCATCCCAAGCTCCTCCAATTTGCCCGCGCCGTGGCGCGCGGAAGCGCAAGCCCAGCTGGCGCCCGACGAAAAGATCGTTACCTGGCTCGAACTCGATTTAGACACCGCGCTGAAATTCAGCAGCGGGCTGATCGTCGCGACCGACCGCCGCTTGCTCGCCAAAAACAGCGAGAACCAGGGCTGGAGCACCTGGGAATACCGTGCCGGCCTGGCATTGAAGCACCATGACCACGCCGGTGTCGGCAGCCTGGAGTTGCAGGATGGGCAATCGCGGCTGGCTTTCTGGCGTTACACGCTGGCGCAAAATCCGCAGGCGCTGCGCCTGATCAACCAGTTCGACCAGCAGCGTGACGCCCAGGCGTCCGGCCAGGCGGCGGTGGAAGAAGCACTCGACGTGTGTCCGCAGTGTAAGGCGCCGATCCCGCAGGGCCAGGAAGCCTGCGCCATCTGTCCGGAAGCCAAGGAGGCACCGCCATCGACCTGGGCGCTGTTCCGCCTGACGCGCTTCGCCAAACCTTACAAGGGTTCCTTGCTGCTGGGTTTCCTGCTGACGCTGGCATCGACCGCTGCCACGCTGGTGCCGCCGTACATGACGATGCCGTTGATGGACAACGTGCTGATTCCGTTCCAGAACGGTGCGCCGCTGGATTCTCGTCTGGCCGGCCTGTACCTGAGCGGTTTGCTGGGTTCGGCCATGGTGGCCTGGATACTCGGCTGGGCCCGCACCTACATCCTCGCGCTGGTGAGCGAGCGCATCGGCGCCGACCTGCGCACATCGACCTATGAACATCTGCTGCGGCTGTCGCAGGAATACTTCGGCGGCAAGCGCACCGGCGATCTGATGGCGCGCATCGGTTCGGAGACCGACCGCATCTGCGTGTTCCTGTCGCTGCATTTGCTGGATTTCATCATCGACGTCTTGATGATCATCATGACGGCCGTGATCCTGATTTCGATCAATCCGTGGCTGGCGCTGGTGACTTTGCTGCCGTTGCCGTTCATCGCCTGGATGATCCACGTGGTGCGCGATCGCCTGCGCCATGGCTTTGAAAAGATTGACCGCATCTGGTCGGAAGTGACCAACGTGCTGGCCGATACCATCCCCGGCATCCGCGTGGTCAAGGCCTTCGCCCAGGAAAAGCGTGAAGCGGCCCGCTTCAAGGAAGCCAATCGCCATAACCTGGTGGTCAACGATCGCGTCAACAAGATCTGGTCGCTGTTCACGCCGACCGTGACCATGCTGACCGAAATCGGCCTGCTGGTGGTATGGGTCTTCGGCATCTGGCAGGTGTCGCACAACCAGATCACGGTCGGTGTGCTGACGGCGTTCCTGGCCTACATCAGCCGTTTCTACACGCGCCTGGATTCAATGAGCCGCATCGTGTCGGTGACGCAAAAGGCCGCCGCCGGCGCCAAGCGGATCTTCGACATCCTCGACCACGTGTCGAGCGTGCCGGAGCCGGCCAATCCGGTGCACATCGAAAAAGTGAAGGGCGCCATCGAGCTGCGCAATGTCGGTTTCCGCTACGGCAATCGCTCGGTCATGCGCGGCGTCGATCTGTCGATCGCACCGGGCGAAATGATCGGCCTGGTCGGCCACAGCGGTTCCGGCAAGAGCACCATGGTCAATCTGATCTGCCGTTTCTACGACGTCTCGGAAGGTTCGATCCGCATTGACGGCGTTGATATCCGTTCGCTGCCGATCTCCGAATATCGGCGCAACATCGGCCTGGTCTTGCAGGAACCCTTCCTTTTCTTCGGCACGATTGCCGAGAACATCGCTTACGGCAAGCCCGAGGCCACGCGCGCCGAGATTATCGCCGCGGCCCGTGCCGCGCATGCGCATGAATTCATCCTGCGTCTGCCGCAAGGCTACGATTCGCTGGTGGGCGAGCGCGGACAGGCGCTGTCGGGCGGCGAGCGCCAGCGTATTTCGATTGCGCGCGCGCTGCTGATCGATCCGCGTTTCCTGATCCTCGACGAAGCGACGTCCTCGGTCGACACGACTACCGAAAAGGAAATCCAGAAGGCGCTCGACAATCTTGTGCAAGGCCGCACTACCATTGCGATTGCCCATCGTCTGTCGACCTTGCGCAAAGCCGATCGTCTTGTCGTTCTTGACCGGGGCCAGGTGGTCGAAGTCGGTCCGCACGAAGAATTGATGGCCAAGCAGGGCGCCTACTACCGCCTGTATCAGGCGCAGGCGCGTAATCCCGAAGCCGAGGTGTCGGGCAGCGAAGAGAAGGATGACGAATGA
- a CDS encoding cyanophycin metabolism-associated DUF1854 family protein: protein MMTTHNGAAAHNFTLRRNSFGRLVFVDAEGVAHEGAIPVRAFPIGAPDEGIALVSAEGHELAWIDQWSDISVELRSIIEEELAAREFMPQISRIVGVSSFATPSIWEVETNRGNTSFTLKGEEDIRRLPNSALLIADSHGIQFLIRDTKALDKHGRKILDRFL, encoded by the coding sequence ATGATGACCACGCACAACGGCGCCGCCGCCCACAATTTCACCCTGCGCCGCAACAGTTTCGGCCGCCTGGTCTTCGTCGACGCGGAAGGCGTCGCGCATGAAGGCGCGATTCCCGTGCGTGCTTTTCCGATCGGTGCGCCTGATGAAGGCATCGCCCTGGTCAGCGCGGAGGGGCATGAACTGGCCTGGATCGACCAATGGTCGGACATCTCCGTGGAACTTCGCAGCATCATCGAAGAAGAACTGGCCGCGCGCGAATTCATGCCGCAGATCAGCCGCATCGTCGGCGTCTCCAGCTTCGCCACGCCAAGCATCTGGGAAGTGGAAACCAATCGGGGCAATACCTCGTTCACGCTCAAGGGCGAAGAAGATATCCGCCGTCTGCCCAACTCGGCATTGCTGATCGCCGACAGCCACGGCATCCAGTTCCTGATCCGGGATACCAAGGCACTGGACAAGCACGGGCGCAAGATTCTGGATCGCTTCCTGTAA
- a CDS encoding pseudouridine synthase, with product MTEPVRLSKRMSELGLCSRREADEWIEKGWVRVDGQVVSVLGSKVLPHQRVSVERQAAAEQSKRVTILINKPMGFVSGQAEDGYKPAVALVESATRWKEDHVDTQFHPTQLRSLVPAGRLDIDSVGLLVLTQDGRIAKQLIGEDSSVDKEYLVRVQYTKPGKLPDSDLKRLNHGLSLDGKALKPAKVRWQNDDQLSFILNEGKKRQIRRMCELVGLKVVGLKRVRIGGVKLGDLPTGEWRYLRPDEQF from the coding sequence ATGACTGAACCCGTACGCCTGTCCAAACGCATGTCCGAACTCGGCCTCTGTTCGCGCCGGGAGGCCGACGAATGGATAGAAAAAGGCTGGGTCCGCGTCGACGGACAGGTGGTCTCGGTGCTCGGCAGCAAAGTGTTGCCGCACCAGCGCGTGAGCGTCGAGCGCCAGGCTGCTGCGGAACAATCCAAGCGCGTCACCATCCTGATCAACAAGCCGATGGGCTTCGTCAGCGGCCAGGCCGAAGACGGATACAAACCTGCGGTAGCCCTGGTGGAGTCCGCCACGCGCTGGAAGGAAGACCACGTCGACACGCAATTCCATCCGACGCAGTTGCGCAGCCTGGTGCCGGCCGGTCGCCTGGACATCGACTCGGTCGGCTTGCTGGTGCTGACGCAGGACGGTCGCATCGCCAAGCAACTGATCGGCGAAGACAGCAGCGTCGACAAGGAATACCTGGTGCGCGTGCAATACACCAAGCCGGGCAAGCTGCCCGACAGCGACCTCAAACGCCTCAATCACGGCCTGTCGCTGGACGGCAAGGCGCTCAAACCGGCAAAGGTGCGCTGGCAAAACGACGATCAGCTCAGCTTCATCCTCAATGAAGGCAAGAAGCGTCAGATCCGCCGCATGTGCGAGCTGGTCGGCCTGAAAGTCGTCGGCCTCAAGCGCGTGCGCATCGGCGGCGTCAAGCTCGGCGATTTGCCTACGGGGGAATGGCGTTACCTGCGTCCTGACGAGCAATTCTGA